GGGCATCTGCTGCGCTATTCGGCCGAGCACCGTGCCATTACCGAGCGCATTTCCCGCCCGCTCTATATCGAGGCCACGCGCATCGCCCCCTACAAGCCGCGCGGCACGGATGTCTCGGTCATCCTTGACCTCATGATCCATGACCTTGATCTGGTGCTGGCCATCGTGGACAGCCCGATCGAGAGCGTGGACGCGCTGGGTGCGGCCGTCAGTTCCCCCTTCGAGGACATTGCCAATGCCCGCGTGCGTTTTGAAAACGGCTGCGTGGCCACCATCGCCGCCAGCCGCATCTCGCTCAAGACCGAGCGGCGGATGCGTGTTTTCTCGCAGGAAGGCTATCTGTCCGCCGATTTCATGAAGCGCGAACTGACCATGATCGGGCGTGAGCGTGGGCTGCCGCTGCCGGGCACGGGCGGCTTCCGGCGTGAAGCTGTGACATGGCGTGACCATGATACCCTTGCCGCCGAGCATGCGGCCTTTGCAGCGTCCTGCCTGGATGGGGCAAAGGTGCTGGTCGATGCAGCGGCGGGCCGCCGCGCACTGGCCGCCGCCCTTGCGGTGACACAGGGCATTGCCGACACCCGCGCGCGGATGGAGGCATCCGGCCTGATCATTCCGCCCGTTCAGGAAGACTGAAGCGTCTCGCGCAGCATTTCCAGCTCAAGCCAGCGTTCTTCCGCCGCCGTCAGGTCGGCCTGTGCCTTTTCCAGCGCGGTGGTGGCGGCGGTAAAGGCAGCCGGATCGCGGGCATAAAGTCCCGCATCGCTCAGGATCGTGCGCAGGCGCTCGATCTCGGCCTCCAGCGCCGCCATCTGTCTGGGCAGCTGTTCCAGCGCGTGCTTGTCCTTGTACGACATCTTGCGCGCGGGCTGGCGGGGTGAGGCCGTGGGGGCGACATCGGTTCTGGGGGATGTGGTTTCCGCGCGTTCCTGCCGGGGGCGGGTGGCCAGTGCGGCATCCTGCCGCTGGGCCAGCATGTCGCTGTAACCGCCGGCATATTCCACCCATTTCCCACCGCCTTCGGCCATCAGGATGGAGGAGGCGACCCGATCGAGGAAGTCGCGGTCATGGCTGACCAGCAGTACCGTGCCGGAGTAGGTGGCCAGCATGTCCTGCAAAAGGTCCAGCGTTTCAAGGTCGAGATCGTTGGTGGGTTCATCCAGCACCAGCAGGTTGGATGGCCGCGCCAGCGCGCAGGCCAGCATGAGCCGCCCGCGCTCGCCACCCGACAGCACGCCCACCGGCGTACGCGCCTGCTCGGGACGGAACAGGAAGTCCTTCATGTAACCGATGACATGGCGCTTTTCGCTACCGACCTGCACCATGTCGCCCCCGCCGCCCGTCAGCGTATCCGCCAGCGTGGTGTCGGGATCAAGCGAGCGGCGCTGCTGGTCCAGTGTCACGACATCGAGCGCGCTGCCGATGCTGATGGTGCCGGAATCGGGTTTGTCCAGTCCCGTCAGCAGGCGCAGGAGCGTACTCTTGCCCGCGCCATTGGCGCCCACAATGCCCAGCCGGTCGCCACGCAGCACGCGCAGGTCCAGATGGCTGACCACCGGATGGGCGGGGTTGTAGGCGCGCGAGATATCCTCGGCTACCGCCACCAGCTTGCCCGACAGGTCGCTCTCGCGTGCTTCCATCTTCAGGCCGCCAGGCTGGCGGATGGCGGTGCGGCGGGTATTGCGCAGTTCCGCCAGTTCGGCCACGCGGCGGACGTTGCGCTTGCGGCGCGCGGTCACGCCGTAGCGCATCCAGTCTTCTTCCCGCGCAATCTGGCGGTCCAGCTTGTGGCTGTCGCGCTCCTCCTGCTCCAGCACCTCTTCGCGCCATGTCTCGAAGCGGGCGAATCCCTGGTCCAGCCTGCGGGTGATACCCCGGTCCAGCCACACGACCGAGCGTGACAGCGTTTCCAGCAGCCTGCGGTCATGGCTTATGATGACCATGGCCGAGGAGAGCGACAGCAGTTCGCGCTCCAGCCATTCAATGGTGGGCATGTCCAGATGGTTGGTGGGTTCATCCAGCAAAAGCAGGTCGGGTTCGGGTGCCAGGGCACGGGCCAGCGCGCAGCGACGGGCTTCCCCGCCCGAAAGGGTGGTCGGGTCTTCCGTGCCGTTCAGCCCCAGTTCGCCCAGCAGCAGTTCGGCGCGGTATTCCGGGTCACCCGGCCCCATGCCTGCGCGCACGTAATCCAGCGTGGTGGCGAATCCGGACAGGTCGGGTTCCTGCGGCAGGTAGCGCACGGTGGTGCCGGGCTGGACGAAAACGGTACCGTCATCGGCCTGGATCTCTCCCGCCGCGATGCGCAGCAGGGTGGACTTGCCACAGCCATTGCGGCCGACAAGGCACAGGCGCTCGCCCGGGCCCACGCCAAATCCCGCCCCGTTGAGCAGCGGCGCGCCCCCGAGGGTAAGGGTAATGTCCTGAAGGAGAAGAAGGGGAGGAGAAGCCATATCCGCTTATGTCCCTTCTGCCGGCCTGTGTGCAAGGCCGCGATGGCGGGGTCAGCCCTGTGCTGCCCCTTCCAGTATGTTCAGGAACGACAGCCCCCAGCCCAGCGCCGTGCGGGTGCCGATGCTGTCCCAGCATGCCTGCCAGCGTTCGCGCCGTTCATCGGCTGACATGAGCATCGCGCGCTCCAGCGCGTCGGCCATGTCATCATGGTCGAGCGGATTGACCAGCACGGCGGCCTCAAGCTGCCTGGCCGCCCCCGCCAGGCGCGAGAGGATCAGCACGCCCGGGTTTTCCGGGTCCTGCGCTGCGATGAATTCCTTGGCCACAAGGTTCATCCCGTCGCGCAGGGGGGTGATGTAGCCGATATCGGCCAGCCGCATGTAGCCCGCCACGGTGGGGCGCGGGCTGCCACGTGTCAGGAAGCGCAGCGGTGTCCAGTCCGCCTGCCCGCGATGGGCATTGAGCTGGCCGATCTGGTGCTCCAGCGTGTTGCGCAGCGCCTTGTAGGAGGGAACGTCCGTCCGGCTTTCCGCCGCGATCTGCAGGAATGTGACCTGCCGCTCGCGCTGCGGGTAGGTTTCCAGAAAGCGCTCGTAACCCGCCAGCCGGTGGTCCAGCCCCTTGGTGGGGTCCATGCGGTCCACGCCAAAGACCAGCCTGCGCCCCGCAAGCGAGCCGGAAAGCCTGCGCAGGTCATCGGATTCCGCTGCTTCCCGCGCCGTGGCGGCAAAGCGCTCGGGGTCGATCTCGACGGGAAAGGTGCCGACCCGTACCATGTGCCCCTCGAACACGAGCCCGTCTTCTCCCTGCGGCACGGCGCCTGCCGTACGGGTGGCGGCAAAGATGAAATTGGCCGTATCGTCCGCCGTCTGGAACCCCAGAAGGTCCGCCTTGAGCAGGTCGCGCAGGAAAGTGCCGCCATCGGGCGCGGTCGCCAGCATGTCCGGCGCGGGAAAGGGGGTATGGAGGAAGAAGCCGATGGGCTGGCGCACGCCGTGGCGGCGCAGCAGGGCCGCCAGTGGCAGCAGGTGATAGTCGTGGATCCAGATGATGTCATCCGCGCGCAGGAGCGGCAGCAGGTTTTCACAGAAGCGTTCGTTGACCGACCAGTAGGTGGCGAGTTCACGCCGCTCGAAATGGATGTGCTCGGGCAGGGAGTGCATGAGCGGCCACAGCGTGGAATTGGAAAAGCCGGTGTAGTAGTTGCGGTGCTCGGCAGGGGTCAGGCCGATGGTGGCGTATTCCACGCCCCCGGCCTTCTGGATCGCGGGGGGGAGATGCGCGGCGTCGGAGTGGCAGGTCCCGTTCCAGCCGAACCACATGCCGCCCTTGCGTGCCAGCAGGTCCATCAGCACGACGGCAAGGCCGCCGGGACGCAGCCCTTCCTTGGGGACGGGAACGCGATTGGAGACGATGACGAGCCGTTTCATTCTGCCCTCTCTGCTAAGCTGTCGCGCGGTGGACAGGCCCCATCCCGCTGCCACGGCAGATGCGGAGCATATACGTAACGGCCGGGGGAGGGGATGCCGCTGGCGCCAGTGCTGGCATGCGGTTGTGTCAGTTCAGTGACACACCGCCGGAAACGGCCTGATAGGTGGAGACCGCAAGCGTGAGCGGCTCGAAGGGCTTGGTGATGACGAAGGCCGGCTCGATGGTGTCCCCCGTCAGCAGGCGTTCGGGATAGGCGGTCACGAAGATGATGGGAATGTCCTGGTGCTGCAGGATGCTGGAGACGGCGTGCATCCCGTCCCCCCCGTCACCCAGGTTGATATCGGCGAGGATCAGTCCCGGGCGGGTTTCGCGTGCCAGGCGGACGGCCTCGGCCTCGCTGCTGGCGACGCCGGCTATGGTATGGCCGCACTGGCGGACCAGTTCCTCGATATCCATCGCGATGATGGGTTCGTCCTCGATGATCAGTACGCTGGTCTGCGCGCACGAGCGCAGGCGGACATGGGCGTCCTCCAGCATGGTTTCCGCCTGCGCGGGTGACAGGGACAGGACCTGCGCGGCATCCGCCACGGGCAGTTCCTCAAGCGATGTCAGCAGGAGCAGCTTGCGCGCGAGCGCTGGCATGCCGACCGCCTGTTCATGTTCCCCCGCATGCGCCGCGTGCTGGCGCGAGATCCATTGGTAAAGACGCAGCCTTGGTGGCATGGAAGGATCATCCACCGCCATGAGTTCACGCAGGCTTTCGGCTACCAGCAGGTCGCCGCTGGACTGGCTGCCACATAATGCGCGGGCATAGCGCCGGGCATAGGGCAGGGCGCGAAGCAGGTCTTGACGCCGTGATAGCGGCATGAGGCATTCATCTCCCCGGATAAACTGTTACACTCCGGATCATGACAGCGTTGGGCTGTGCTGCAAGAGTTGAAGAGTAAACAAACTGGAATCCAGAATACCACTTGATCCGCTGGCGGTCACGCACTTGCGTGGGGAGATGCTCTCCCTTCTGCCGCAACTGCGTGGTTTTGCCCGATTCCTGACCGGACAGCCCGCAGCGGCGGACGATCTGGTGCAGGAAACCGTGCTGCGCGCGCTCGCGGCGCTTGACCAGTTCACGCCGGGCACCAGCATGAAGGCATGGCTGTACACCATCGCGCGCAACCTGTTTTACGAGCAGGTGCGCCACAGGCGGCGTGAACATGACGTGATGTCGGACTATGCCCTGCGTCCCGACCGCCCCGAAAGCACGATGGCGGAAGGCGGGGCGGACACCCTGCGCGACCTGGATGGCGCGATCTGGCGGCTTTCGCCCCGCCTGCGTGAGGCGCTGGTTTTGGTTGGCGTACAGGAAATGACCTATGTCGAGGCCGCCGCCGTATGCGGCGTGACGGTTGGCACCATCAAGGCCCGTGTCTCGCGCGCGCGGCTGCAGATCATGCAGTACATGCGTACCGACGGGGCCGGGGGCGGGACATAGGGCGACTTTACCTGCCTCCTCGCGTTTTCGTTACATGGGCGGATGTAACCTTTCGCTCTTCCCGTTCATTGCCCCTGCATGAACAACACAGAAGGGGAGAAGAAAATGACCAGCAGCTTTCATGACGAGATGATTGCAATCCTGCCCCGCCTGCGTGTCCAGGCCCTGTCGCTCACGCGCAACCGTGCGGCGGCGGATGATCTGGTGCAGGATGCCGTGTGCAACGCGCTTGCCGCACAGCACAGCTTCACGCCTGGCACCAACTTTTCCGCGTGGATGCACCGCATCCTGCGCAACCGTTTCATTTCCGACCTGCGCAAGAAGCGCGAGACCGGCAACATCGATGACGTGCCCGCCGCCGCCATGGCGGGCAGCGGCGCGCATGAAGAACGCCTGGTGGTCAAGGAACTGGCCGAAGCCATGGGGCGCCTGCCCGCCGACCAGCGTGAGGCGCTGGTGCTGGTGGTGATGCAGGGCATGAGCTACGATGAACTGGCCGCCGCCACCGGCTGCGCCGTCGGCACCGCCAAGAGCCGCGTGTTCCGTGCGCGCCGGCAGTTGGCCACCTGGCTCTATGGTGAAGAGCGCGACATGTCGACCGTGGAACTGCGCGGTGCGGTGCAGCGCCTGCGCTCCCGGGTGGAGGAACAGGCCGTGGCATCGTTCTGACAGGCGAATTCCCACTTTGAATTGTGGCGCTGATATGGCACTGACACATATGCCCGCGCCAGTCTCTTGGGATAGAACAGGGTATGATGCGGTCCTGGCATGTGCAGGGATTGTAAAGTGGGAATTTACTTCGGGATAATGCGATGGCTCTGAAGGACAAGTGTCCTCCCAGGCAACCAGGAAAGAAGTCCACAGACAGATCGGATGATGCGTTCGAGCTATGGTTGAAGAGGGGGCTGCATCAGTTGTTCGATGATGTGACCAAGGAACCTGTCCCCGAGGAGCTCCTGCGTCTGATTGAGGAAGACCGGAAACGGACAAAATAATGTCCGTATTCCCATCTTCCGGTCAGGGCAGGCAGCATACCCGCCACCGTAGCCTGTTCACCCGTATCGGGCGTGTGTTCGATGCCGTGCGCGGCCGGATGATGGCCATCATTCTCCTTGCCGCGACACCCATTGCCCTTATCGGGGCGGTGCAGGCCTGGCACAGCTACCATAGCACGCTGGAAGCACCGGGCTACCGCACGGACATGGCCGTGGCGCGCATCGATCTGGAACTGCGCCACGAATCCGAACATCTCGGCTCGCTGCTCCAGGCCGTCTCCCGCATGCGCCTCGATGATGTGGGGATGCGTCACATGCTGGAACTGGTCCAGTCCCTGACCGGCCGGCATTACAGCCAGATCGCCCTGACCGATGACCGGGGCAGCATCCTGTCCGCCGTGGGCCGCATGAGGGACCCGACGCCGCTTACGGTAGATGACATGCCCCGGTTCCAGGGCAATGTCGGCATGCGGGCGATAACCGATCCGGTTACCCATGTTCCCGCCTTCTTCCGCATTACCGTTGCCACCATGATCGGTGATGATGCCGGTCGCCCGGCGCGTCCGGGCTATCTTACCGCCATCATGCCGCTGGCCTGGCGCAGCGGGATCCTGCAGGCCAGCGACCCCCGGCTCGATCTCGTGCAGCATGACGGACCGATCGAGATATGGGTGCTCGGAAACGGTGGGCGCATGGCGGTCCCGCTGTGCTCGGACTGTGCCTGGGCCC
This portion of the Komagataeibacter sp. FNDCF1 genome encodes:
- a CDS encoding sigma-70 family RNA polymerase sigma factor, giving the protein MLSLLPQLRGFARFLTGQPAAADDLVQETVLRALAALDQFTPGTSMKAWLYTIARNLFYEQVRHRRREHDVMSDYALRPDRPESTMAEGGADTLRDLDGAIWRLSPRLREALVLVGVQEMTYVEAAAVCGVTVGTIKARVSRARLQIMQYMRTDGAGGGT
- a CDS encoding response regulator produces the protein MPLSRRQDLLRALPYARRYARALCGSQSSGDLLVAESLRELMAVDDPSMPPRLRLYQWISRQHAAHAGEHEQAVGMPALARKLLLLTSLEELPVADAAQVLSLSPAQAETMLEDAHVRLRSCAQTSVLIIEDEPIIAMDIEELVRQCGHTIAGVASSEAEAVRLARETRPGLILADINLGDGGDGMHAVSSILQHQDIPIIFVTAYPERLLTGDTIEPAFVITKPFEPLTLAVSTYQAVSGGVSLN
- a CDS encoding trehalose-6-phosphate synthase, coding for MKRLVIVSNRVPVPKEGLRPGGLAVVLMDLLARKGGMWFGWNGTCHSDAAHLPPAIQKAGGVEYATIGLTPAEHRNYYTGFSNSTLWPLMHSLPEHIHFERRELATYWSVNERFCENLLPLLRADDIIWIHDYHLLPLAALLRRHGVRQPIGFFLHTPFPAPDMLATAPDGGTFLRDLLKADLLGFQTADDTANFIFAATRTAGAVPQGEDGLVFEGHMVRVGTFPVEIDPERFAATAREAAESDDLRRLSGSLAGRRLVFGVDRMDPTKGLDHRLAGYERFLETYPQRERQVTFLQIAAESRTDVPSYKALRNTLEHQIGQLNAHRGQADWTPLRFLTRGSPRPTVAGYMRLADIGYITPLRDGMNLVAKEFIAAQDPENPGVLILSRLAGAARQLEAAVLVNPLDHDDMADALERAMLMSADERRERWQACWDSIGTRTALGWGLSFLNILEGAAQG
- a CDS encoding ABC-F family ATP-binding cassette domain-containing protein, with amino-acid sequence MASPPLLLLQDITLTLGGAPLLNGAGFGVGPGERLCLVGRNGCGKSTLLRIAAGEIQADDGTVFVQPGTTVRYLPQEPDLSGFATTLDYVRAGMGPGDPEYRAELLLGELGLNGTEDPTTLSGGEARRCALARALAPEPDLLLLDEPTNHLDMPTIEWLERELLSLSSAMVIISHDRRLLETLSRSVVWLDRGITRRLDQGFARFETWREEVLEQEERDSHKLDRQIAREEDWMRYGVTARRKRNVRRVAELAELRNTRRTAIRQPGGLKMEARESDLSGKLVAVAEDISRAYNPAHPVVSHLDLRVLRGDRLGIVGANGAGKSTLLRLLTGLDKPDSGTISIGSALDVVTLDQQRRSLDPDTTLADTLTGGGGDMVQVGSEKRHVIGYMKDFLFRPEQARTPVGVLSGGERGRLMLACALARPSNLLVLDEPTNDLDLETLDLLQDMLATYSGTVLLVSHDRDFLDRVASSILMAEGGGKWVEYAGGYSDMLAQRQDAALATRPRQERAETTSPRTDVAPTASPRQPARKMSYKDKHALEQLPRQMAALEAEIERLRTILSDAGLYARDPAAFTAATTALEKAQADLTAAEERWLELEMLRETLQSS
- a CDS encoding Gfo/Idh/MocA family protein gives rise to the protein MAQAAGTDRAGRQLRIGIVGAGHFGRFHALKVLDSTREVLSGIHDPDTRRAGVVAREAGGVPVLSYPDLLACSDAVIVAAPAEHHFALARQALLAGRHVLVEKPMAATLEQADELAALAQARNVVLQVGHLLRYSAEHRAITERISRPLYIEATRIAPYKPRGTDVSVILDLMIHDLDLVLAIVDSPIESVDALGAAVSSPFEDIANARVRFENGCVATIAASRISLKTERRMRVFSQEGYLSADFMKRELTMIGRERGLPLPGTGGFRREAVTWRDHDTLAAEHAAFAASCLDGAKVLVDAAAGRRALAAALAVTQGIADTRARMEASGLIIPPVQED
- a CDS encoding sigma-70 family RNA polymerase sigma factor, which codes for MTSSFHDEMIAILPRLRVQALSLTRNRAAADDLVQDAVCNALAAQHSFTPGTNFSAWMHRILRNRFISDLRKKRETGNIDDVPAAAMAGSGAHEERLVVKELAEAMGRLPADQREALVLVVMQGMSYDELAAATGCAVGTAKSRVFRARRQLATWLYGEERDMSTVELRGAVQRLRSRVEEQAVASF